A region from the Acanthochromis polyacanthus isolate Apoly-LR-REF ecotype Palm Island chromosome 23, KAUST_Apoly_ChrSc, whole genome shotgun sequence genome encodes:
- the LOC127532455 gene encoding uncharacterized protein LOC127532455 isoform X1, producing the protein MPVEVKQHKKRKNKRSKKVSQGSVLDEDLLAEKALEEVMTIMDSLCPEIQENVEAKETEECGEPEITNKSFLEYMDELCSDEDFVENVDSFLNIDFLDSFEHEGRQTLNTENLEVLSPKSTQVTMETKASDLRSESGSLSPMKRKRQRCVASEERLNEPSMDEVGTEDDAFRSSPMKRHKVEKKREAKVTKKRDKVERCGCTGR; encoded by the exons ATGCCTGTTGAggtaaaacaacataaaaaacgGAAAAACAAGAGAAGCAAAAAGGTTTCTCAAGGATCAGTGTTGGATGAAGACCTACTGGCTGAGAAGGCCTTGGAAGAGGTCATGACGATCATGGACTCCCTCTGTCCTGAG ATCCAAGAAAATGTGGAAGCAAAAGAAACCGAGGAGTGTGGAGAGCCAGAGATAACAAACAAGTCGTTTCTGGAGTATATGGACGAGTTGTGCAGCGACGAAGACTTTGTCGAAAAC GTGGACTCATTCCTGAACATCGACTTCCTGGACTCCTTCGAACACGAG GGGAGGCAAACACTGAATACAGAGAACCTGGAAGTTCTGAGTCCAAAGTCGACTCAAGTGACGATGGAAACTAAAGCATCAGATTTAAGGTCAGAAAGTGGAAGCTTGAGTCCAATGAAGAGAAAGCGGCAGCGATGTGTGGCTTCAGAAGAGAGACTAAATGAGCCATCGATGGACGAGGTGGGGACGGAAGATGATGCTTTCAGGTCAAGTCCGATGAAAAGGCACAAGgtggagaagaaaagagaagctAAAGTTACCAAGAAACGAGACAAGGTGGAGAGATGTGGCTGTACTGGACGATAG